Genomic DNA from Chanos chanos chromosome 6, fChaCha1.1, whole genome shotgun sequence:
TTTGGCATTACAGTAAATCATTGCAGAATGTTATGTACAAAACATGTCACTACAGGACAAACAGTATCTTCATTGTGATCCTTAGCGTGTCTTTTTATAGCTTCTTATGCTTCAGTAAATCAGTGAACAATTATGCTTAAATTCCCTCTAACTCATTCTGTAAATTCCACAGTGCCACTGAGAGAGACCTCACCACCAAGAGATGCCAGTCGGGAGCACAACCCTGCCATTTCCATGGCAATGCCACACCTGCCCATCACCGCCACCACCAAAACAGCTGAATCCCCCATAGCCTCAATCATGAAGACTCCTGAGTCACCCAGTAGTCCAATGCAGCCAATGTCTCCAATTGGCCCAGAACCAGCTCCAGTCAGCCACACAACCACAAGTGACAACCAGCCACAACTCATGCCAGAGTCTCCTGTACATGCAGGTATGACTCATTAATGGCACCATAATCCCCCTCGTCTACTCTCTGTCTTCCACTTCCTTTAATAGACTCAAACTAGTTTTGATttacctctgtgtctctcccatTCCAGTATCTTCTGTGAAGACATGGACTCCGAGTCCAGTCAGAACTATGGGCTCTCCTCGACTCAACGGTAAGGACAACACAGGgttacagtgtttgttttgtctttgctgtgtgACTCAGTCATTCATCTCACCTGTAGCCTGTCATATAGATTACTACAGTATGTGACTCGTCTGGAGTCTTTGACTCTGCCCATGTGTCATCCAAAACATtgtctgcgtttttttttttgtttttttttgtcgtttacAGAAAAGTCATCATCTGCACCATCTAAAACAGTGACTTACTCAGGCCTTATtcagcacaacacagacaggtcagtggAATGGGCAGTATACCTTTTCAGTAGAGAAAGTGAACggaattgacttttttttattccacaAGATTCCCCCATCGCAACAAATGagcaaaataaacaattatttattaaaaaattcCGTAAACCTGTGTTACTCAACACAAGtgaataattttattttgacacCACAGAAAGTCCTGAGACATGTGCCTTTGGTTTCTATCTACCTCAGAAATGTGGACATGCCGGGGGAGATGCCTTTCAGTAAGGGCATCGAGCGCCGGCGGGAGCTGGTGAGGTCACAGACGCTACCTCGTAACATTGGAGCCCAAGCGCGGCGTTCTATCTTTGAAAGGCTGGAATCAGAGAGTAACAGGTAGGTGCCGTGTCACATGATGGTACGGGTGTTCAACTCTTTGCTTCGGTTCACCTCCTGTCCACCATCATCTTCTCGCTCATGTTCTGAACGTAGATCtcattgtttgtatttgttctcTCCCGTGAAAACTGCTCTCTGGTCTCAGCCGACCCAAACCGGTGGACTCCAAGCCCAAACTGAAGCGGTCTCAGAGCTTTGGTGTTTCCAGCGCTAGCAGCATAAAGCAAATTCTCCTGGAGTGGTGTCGTTCTAAAACCATTGGATATcaagtgagacacacacacacacacacacacacacacacacacatacacataatccTCCTCGAATTAAGGGCAGGTAAGAACAGGATAACTGCGCCACACCCACTGGGAACATAAATCCCAAATCTGCATGGACATGTAAAACTTTCTTCATAAATCATTTTGTGGTTTCCATGTTAACAGATTAACACCAAACGTCTTGCAAGACCGCAAATCTTAGACAGAAATGCTACTTCAAGTACGCAGACAGGGTCAAAAGTTACGAGACACCTGTTTCCACATCTTGCACGGCTTGCCACAGCTCGAAGGTTAAGCGCACTTTTCAGTGTTAACGTGTTAATTGGCTGCAGCTTCACTCGTTGTGCTTCGAACAGAGTTAAGTGGGTTTCGGTagattggattggattggaaGCTAATGAAGTTTAAACGCcactctcctccacactgtAGCAGTGCCAGTCACTTCATATGTCTCTGGTTAGAGAAAGGGCTTTCATGGTCAAAGCACATTTAAAGTTGATCTGGAGCCATGTGTAAGCGCTAGCGCTGTGTGCTAGAGTGATTGGTTCTGCGCAAACACGGCAGCTCGGGTTTCCTCGCTCCTGAGTTAGGCTGACCAGCCATGAAgtgaaatcatttgaaaaggCATACAAGGGCAGGGAAACAATCGTGAATCATTAAAAAACGTCATGTCTGGTCTTTTTCATTACATCACTAGCGTGCACTCCAAAGAAAATCGCCTACTTTGCTATCGCCTTTGACAGCATTTCATCTGGATGATATTAATATGGTATTCATAACATGGTAATGAGCATAATTTAATGCTTGTTGTCACACCATTTTTTGATGGACACATAACACCTCAAAGGGCTGCCTTTGCATACCATTTTTCTGATATGAAGACAGGGTAACTGGTAAATGGTATATGACATTTCTGGGGTGAACGAGTTATGTTGTACATGATTACGAGTGCTAAATGATGTTGATGGCAAAGTCATAAATGTGTGATTACAGACCAGTAGAGTACTGAAAACCTGTCTCTTAATCGTTTATTttatgtcttctctctgtctagAACATCGACATCCAAAACTTCTCTTCCAGTTGGAGTGACGGTATGGCTTTCTGCGCTTTGGttcactcttttttccccactgagTTCGACTACAACGCCCTCAGTCCAGCTGACCGCAAACACAACTTTGAGCTGGCCTTCGGAACTGCTGAGTAAGTAACCGTTTTACCATTGCATTTCCATATGTATAAAAGCATGACCCTTTTCCTACGTAACCTCTATGACCTCTCGTGGTATTTTCTCCACTACGCAGCCCAGTTGTCTCGAGCTCTCATGCAACAATTTGCATTGTGTCCAGGAAATTTGAAATCGGACCCGATAAAACGTAACATCTGGCGCTATATATCCCCCACGGTATTTTAACACCCAAATGAATCAAATTAGATCTTTGCAATGCGACGTGAAGGTTGAACTTAAGTTGAACTGCAGACTTTGACTAAACTGAGATGGAAAGGGTGACCTCCAGCCAAGCAACAGCTGACACAGATCATTACTCTCAGTTGGGCTCTATATTACAACACATCGTAGGACAAGATATAGCATTACCGAGTTTCCGATGCATATGTGTATAGAGTGTCTGTAAAAGACACTTAAAGTCATTAGACTGAGCCAGTAAATCTTCGACTCCTTAGACTCTCGTCAGACGGTCCTACAGCCCGACGTCATACGTCTTAGTACACCAGTGGAATGACACATCTTTCTCCCCGAAGGCGTCAAAACACAAACGCtcataaaccaaaacaaaacaaatgtcatgAACCGAAAACAGTTTCttgaaccaaaacaaaacaaatttcttcttttatatattttccCCTCTTTTGCCATTTCAGGAAGACAGCTGGCTGTGACAGACTCATTGAAGTGGAGGATATGATGGTTATGGGTCGAAAGCCTGACCCTATGTGCGTTTTTACCTATGTCCAGTCACTTTACAACCACCTGCGCAAGTTTGAGTGAGGTTTTTTGGTTCGCACTTTTTGGTTCACCGAATCCTTGTCCATTCAACACCAGCAGCACAACAAAAATCGCaacactgccacctgctggataGAATGGAAACCTACTCAGGCACGTGGTGATGCCAAACAGCGGAATTGATAATGTGACGTGCCATCAAAATGTCTTGTCTGTGGTTTTATTCTCATAACTTCACAGGCAGAGGAAAGCCCAAATGCCAATGTAGTTCACGATTCCCAGCAAGTCCAAATTTAAGCACGGTACGTTGACGGACGCTGTGGATGCTAAGCTGTGGAGAAACCGAAAGACTTGCTTCCTGAAGGGTATGGATTTATGCCATGAGATGCTACCAGTGTGACTCAGACAGAGGCTAATCAGCGTTTATGTGTGAATTTCAGCAAAAATAtgatcttttaaaaatatatatatatgaattatCATAGATGAGGTATTTTCTTAGATTTAAGATTGATGATCACTGTTTTGTATTGCtatcattacttttttttttttttttaatctatcaCTTGTCCCTTTTGCTGTCATGAAAGA
This window encodes:
- the smtnl gene encoding smoothelin, like; the protein is MDAGPLTAVGEGSPEGETVCAALARYEATLRDAIREIHVDVSAFKLGVERRLEEALHMSGPLGRAVAQLQQENRQLRSQLEALTRQVELLTGTVCDRSALLTNAGKPQNHSGTRSPQTPPSPSSPTAPSVGALTGAASGSASSPTTARFSSRATFAVSSKTSSVEREEPIEVDPAPTPMGLENGHLTHSVNSTVPLRETSPPRDASREHNPAISMAMPHLPITATTKTAESPIASIMKTPESPSSPMQPMSPIGPEPAPVSHTTTSDNQPQLMPESPVHAVSSVKTWTPSPVRTMGSPRLNEKSSSAPSKTVTYSGLIQHNTDRNVDMPGEMPFSKGIERRRELVRSQTLPRNIGAQARRSIFERLESESNSRPKPVDSKPKLKRSQSFGVSSASSIKQILLEWCRSKTIGYQNIDIQNFSSSWSDGMAFCALVHSFFPTEFDYNALSPADRKHNFELAFGTAEKTAGCDRLIEVEDMMVMGRKPDPMCVFTYVQSLYNHLRKFE